From one Streptomyces sp. N50 genomic stretch:
- a CDS encoding STAS domain-containing protein, with amino-acid sequence MVKRDNAVDLVGLLSVEGQDLAASWVGEVTGSLGGRVSAAELNRELRELYEALVDALRKGATDVHSEHMSEVRAHLTELSRNRARQGFSPSETAVSVFALKRVLEPVLEKGTADDIRAYLRLARILDSLGLFTIETYTQTRDELITAQAEQLLELSTPVVRLWDGVIAVPLVGTLDSARTQVVMEKLLQALVDTGSEQAIIDITGVPAVDTQVAQHLLKTIVAARLMGAECTVSGISPQIAQTIVALGIEFDGIVTKASLADALKLALRRSGVDMVAHTGAQR; translated from the coding sequence ATGGTGAAGCGAGACAACGCCGTGGACCTGGTGGGGCTCCTGTCGGTCGAAGGGCAGGATCTGGCCGCGTCGTGGGTCGGAGAGGTGACCGGATCACTCGGCGGCCGCGTCAGCGCGGCAGAGCTCAACCGTGAACTGCGTGAGCTGTACGAAGCCCTGGTGGACGCGCTGCGGAAGGGCGCCACGGATGTCCACTCGGAGCACATGTCAGAAGTCCGGGCCCATTTGACGGAATTGTCGAGAAACCGTGCCCGGCAGGGATTTTCGCCGAGCGAAACCGCCGTCAGTGTATTCGCGCTGAAACGCGTCCTCGAACCCGTACTGGAAAAGGGCACCGCCGACGACATACGCGCTTATCTGCGGCTTGCCCGAATACTCGACAGTCTGGGGCTCTTCACGATCGAGACCTATACACAGACTCGGGACGAACTCATCACCGCGCAGGCGGAGCAGCTGCTGGAGCTGTCCACGCCGGTGGTGCGGCTGTGGGACGGGGTCATCGCCGTACCGCTGGTCGGCACCCTGGATTCGGCGCGGACCCAGGTGGTGATGGAGAAGCTGCTGCAGGCCCTCGTGGACACCGGCTCGGAGCAGGCCATCATCGACATCACCGGCGTTCCCGCGGTGGACACCCAGGTCGCCCAGCACCTGCTCAAGACCATCGTCGCCGCCCGGCTGATGGGCGCCGAGTGCACGGTGTCCGGCATCAGTCCGCAGATCGCGCAGACCATCGTCGCGCTGGGGATCGAGTTCGACGGCATCGTGACGAAGGCGAGTCTGGCGGACGCCCTCAAGCTGGCCCTGCGCAGGTCCGGTGTGGACATGGTCGCGCACACCGGCGCGCAGCGATGA
- a CDS encoding flavin reductase family protein — translation MTDLDPFTDLLDHPMYVVTAEAAGERAGCLVGFASQCSIEPARFMVWLSRANRTYRVAEHAERLAVHLLRHDQDRLAQHFGGETGDRTDKFTDVPWHRGPGGSVILDEAPAWFVGRVENRVDGGDHVGFLLAPEAAENSADDRTPLLTLNDTQGITPGHPAD, via the coding sequence GTGACCGATCTCGACCCCTTCACCGACCTGCTGGACCATCCGATGTACGTCGTGACCGCCGAGGCCGCCGGGGAACGAGCCGGCTGTCTGGTCGGATTCGCCTCGCAGTGCTCGATCGAGCCCGCCCGGTTCATGGTCTGGCTGTCCAGGGCCAACCGGACGTACCGGGTCGCCGAGCACGCCGAACGCCTCGCGGTCCACCTCCTGCGCCACGACCAGGACCGGCTGGCCCAACATTTCGGCGGCGAGACCGGCGACCGCACCGACAAGTTCACGGACGTCCCGTGGCATCGGGGACCGGGCGGATCAGTGATCCTCGACGAGGCCCCCGCCTGGTTCGTCGGCCGGGTGGAGAACCGGGTCGACGGCGGCGACCATGTCGGTTTCCTGCTCGCTCCGGAGGCGGCGGAGAACTCCGCGGACGACCGAACCCCTCTGCTGACGCTGAACGACACCCAGGGCATCACCCCGGGCCACCCGGCGGACTGA
- a CDS encoding HemK2/MTQ2 family protein methyltransferase, with protein sequence MFSTTARDDGGGATVLAPWRVYAPQHDTELLTRALHRERVGAGGAVLDLGTGSGALALAAARRGAHVTAVDRTYRAVLATRLNARIARLSVEVLHGDLFGPVAGRRFDLVVSNPPYVPAPGAAPGRHRAAVAWDAGADGRLLLDRICRRAHMSLRPGGALLLVHSTLCGIAPTLAALERSGLEARVTERRLVPFGPVLRSRTRWLREQGLVDAGEEKEELVVIRAERTR encoded by the coding sequence GTGTTCAGCACGACGGCGCGGGACGACGGCGGGGGTGCCACGGTACTGGCGCCGTGGCGGGTGTACGCCCCCCAGCACGACACCGAACTGCTGACGCGGGCACTGCATCGGGAGCGCGTCGGCGCCGGAGGCGCCGTCCTTGACCTGGGAACCGGTTCGGGTGCCCTCGCTCTGGCCGCCGCCCGGCGGGGCGCCCACGTCACCGCCGTCGACCGGACCTACCGGGCGGTCCTCGCCACCCGCCTCAACGCCCGGATCGCGCGCCTGTCCGTCGAAGTCCTCCACGGTGACCTGTTCGGCCCGGTCGCGGGCCGCCGGTTCGACCTCGTCGTGAGCAATCCGCCCTACGTCCCGGCACCCGGGGCCGCTCCCGGCCGCCATCGTGCCGCGGTGGCGTGGGACGCGGGTGCCGACGGACGCCTCCTGCTGGACCGGATCTGCCGCAGGGCGCACATGTCGCTGCGTCCCGGAGGCGCGCTGCTGCTCGTGCACTCCACCCTGTGCGGCATCGCACCGACCCTGGCCGCCCTGGAGCGGTCGGGACTCGAGGCCCGGGTGACCGAGCGGCGTCTGGTGCCCTTCGGTCCCGTACTCCGCTCGCGCACCCGGTGGCTGCGGGAGCAGGGGCTCGTCGACGCCGGCGAGGAGAAGGAAGAGCTGGTGGTCATCCGTGCCGAACGGACCCGTTGA
- a CDS encoding CDGSH iron-sulfur domain-containing protein → MPNGPVEPAHRVTLTNDGPILVEGPVEVVLDDGTTVCSDRFVVAVCVCRRSRSYPWCDTSHRARAKRRTP, encoded by the coding sequence GTGCCGAACGGACCCGTTGAGCCCGCGCACCGCGTGACGCTGACGAACGACGGGCCGATCCTCGTCGAAGGACCGGTCGAGGTCGTGCTCGACGACGGCACCACCGTGTGTTCGGACCGCTTCGTCGTCGCCGTCTGCGTCTGCCGCCGCAGCCGCTCCTATCCCTGGTGCGACACCAGCCACCGTGCCCGAGCCAAGAGGCGGACCCCATGA
- a CDS encoding iron-containing redox enzyme family protein codes for MTTTAPPARDHATGPALPRSRGDLSRTVRQALTRPAGTPLPQRVTAAYADPYGDDLQLALYLCYELHYRGFAGVDPVWEWDPGLLRLRAEMEHRFLSALRADVGPPRRAQDALADLLVEPADAEGPSQFLKERGELWHFREYAAQRSLYHLKEADPHAWVIPRLTGRAKAAMVAVEYDEFGAGRAERIHARLFAGLMTDLGLDTTYGHYVDAAGAEMLTNVNLMSLFGLHRALRGALVGHFAAVETTSSPGSRRLAQGLRRVGAGAAAVHFYAEHVEADAVHEQIVRRDVVGGLLESEPSLDEDIAFGADATEWTENRLGNHFLNAWRDGRSSLRTPL; via the coding sequence ATGACCACCACCGCACCGCCCGCCCGGGACCACGCCACCGGCCCCGCGCTGCCCCGCAGCAGGGGCGACCTCTCCCGTACGGTCCGCCAGGCCCTGACCCGGCCCGCCGGGACACCGCTGCCGCAGCGGGTGACGGCGGCGTACGCCGACCCGTACGGCGATGACCTCCAACTGGCCCTCTACCTCTGCTACGAGCTGCACTACCGCGGCTTCGCCGGTGTCGATCCCGTGTGGGAGTGGGACCCCGGTCTGCTGCGGCTGCGGGCGGAGATGGAGCACCGCTTCCTGTCCGCGCTCCGGGCCGACGTCGGCCCGCCGAGAAGGGCGCAGGACGCGCTCGCGGACCTGCTCGTGGAACCCGCCGACGCCGAAGGACCCTCCCAATTCCTCAAGGAACGAGGGGAGTTGTGGCATTTTCGCGAGTACGCGGCGCAGCGCTCCCTCTATCACCTGAAGGAAGCCGATCCGCACGCCTGGGTCATCCCGCGGCTGACGGGACGCGCGAAGGCCGCGATGGTCGCCGTGGAGTACGACGAGTTCGGCGCCGGACGGGCCGAGCGCATCCACGCCCGGCTGTTCGCCGGCCTGATGACGGACCTCGGTCTCGACACCACGTACGGGCACTACGTCGACGCGGCCGGCGCGGAGATGCTGACGAACGTCAACCTCATGTCCCTGTTCGGACTGCACCGGGCGCTGCGCGGAGCCCTGGTGGGCCACTTCGCGGCCGTGGAGACCACCTCGTCGCCCGGCTCACGACGTCTCGCGCAGGGACTGCGCCGCGTCGGCGCGGGTGCTGCCGCCGTCCACTTCTACGCCGAGCACGTCGAGGCCGACGCGGTCCACGAGCAGATCGTCCGCCGGGACGTCGTAGGCGGCCTCCTCGAAAGCGAACCCTCCCTCGACGAGGACATCGCCTTCGGCGCCGACGCCACCGAATGGACCGAGAACCGGCTCGGGAACCACTTCCTCAACGCCTGGCGGGACGGCCGCAGTTCACTGCGCACGCCGTTGTGA
- a CDS encoding AI-2E family transporter, whose translation MSAQSQSGSARDEHGRPEGAEVADVNGSDAASADAVEEFRKASRQPPQRDARGGRRRSWVTVGFALGLGASLAWLAVQTVLRVSSMLTLLLLAVFIAISLEPLVVWFTRRGLRRGWAVAIVLTGFVVVLAGFLALVIPPVAKEISALVDAVPGWLEQLHNHQSTIGRLEDRYHVVEKAKEQIASGSGASGLAGGVLGAGQVVLSTVTSTAIVITVTLYCMAALPTIKQFGYRFVAASRRERVEGVAEEIMNRIGKFMLGNLVTSGIAGVATFGWCAATGVPYAAALGIFTALMDLIPIVGSTLAGIVVSLVALSVSLPIAIATAVFYVVFRLAEDYLIVPRAMKFAVDVHPLVTVLAVLVGGALLGIIGALVAIPAAVAAGLLLDEYVFPEKERK comes from the coding sequence ATGTCTGCGCAGTCCCAGTCCGGGTCCGCCCGGGACGAGCACGGCCGGCCGGAGGGGGCGGAAGTGGCGGACGTGAACGGCTCCGATGCCGCGTCGGCGGACGCCGTGGAGGAGTTCCGGAAGGCGTCGCGGCAGCCCCCGCAGCGGGACGCACGCGGCGGGCGCAGGCGGTCCTGGGTGACGGTCGGCTTCGCTCTGGGGCTGGGGGCGAGTCTGGCGTGGCTCGCCGTCCAGACCGTGCTGCGGGTCAGCTCGATGCTGACCCTGCTCCTGCTGGCCGTGTTCATCGCGATCAGCCTGGAACCACTCGTCGTCTGGTTCACGCGCCGGGGTCTGCGGCGCGGCTGGGCCGTCGCGATCGTACTGACGGGGTTCGTCGTCGTGCTCGCCGGATTCCTGGCGCTGGTCATTCCGCCGGTCGCCAAGGAGATCAGCGCGCTGGTCGACGCGGTGCCCGGCTGGCTGGAGCAGCTCCACAACCACCAGTCCACGATCGGCCGCCTGGAGGACCGCTACCACGTGGTCGAGAAGGCCAAGGAGCAGATCGCCTCGGGATCCGGAGCGTCCGGTCTGGCGGGAGGTGTCCTGGGTGCCGGGCAGGTGGTCCTGAGTACGGTCACGTCCACGGCGATCGTGATCACGGTGACCCTGTACTGCATGGCGGCCCTGCCGACGATCAAACAGTTCGGCTACCGCTTCGTGGCGGCCAGCCGCCGCGAGCGCGTCGAGGGCGTGGCCGAGGAAATCATGAACCGGATAGGCAAGTTCATGCTCGGCAACCTGGTCACCTCGGGGATCGCCGGAGTGGCGACCTTCGGCTGGTGCGCGGCCACCGGCGTCCCGTACGCCGCCGCGCTGGGCATCTTCACCGCCCTGATGGACCTGATCCCGATCGTCGGCTCCACCCTCGCCGGAATCGTCGTCAGCCTCGTCGCGCTCTCCGTGTCCCTGCCCATCGCGATCGCGACCGCGGTCTTCTACGTCGTCTTCCGCCTCGCCGAGGACTACCTCATCGTGCCCCGGGCCATGAAGTTCGCCGTCGACGTCCATCCGCTGGTCACCGTCCTCGCGGTACTGGTCGGCGGCGCGCTCCTCGGCATCATCGGCGCCCTCGTCGCCATCCCGGCGGCCGTCGCCGCGGGCCTGCTCCTCGACGAGTACGTCTTTCCCGAGAAGGAACGGAAGTGA
- a CDS encoding RNA polymerase sigma factor SigF: MTVTKTAEARTAEAQTGVLPEIADPSRVAPKDARQLTRLFFDQLAVLEEGTHEYQYARNTLIEMNVTLVRYAASRFRSRGQDEMEDIVQVGTIGLIKAIDRFELTREVEFTSFAVPYIVGEIKRFFRDTSWAVHVPRRLQEARIQLAQANEELRSRLGRMPTVKELSELMCLSEEEVNEARLASNGYSSASLDAAISSSEDGEAALADFIGLDDNALELVEDFNALAPLIAELDDRERQIIHMRFVDELTQAQIGEHLGVSQMHVSRLLSRTLAKLRAGMLTTN, translated from the coding sequence ATGACGGTTACGAAGACGGCAGAGGCGCGGACCGCAGAGGCACAGACCGGGGTGCTGCCGGAGATCGCGGACCCCTCGCGGGTCGCCCCCAAGGACGCCCGCCAGCTGACCAGGCTGTTCTTCGACCAGCTCGCCGTGCTCGAAGAGGGCACGCACGAGTACCAGTACGCGCGCAACACGCTCATCGAAATGAACGTCACGCTCGTCCGGTACGCCGCTTCGCGGTTCCGCAGCCGCGGCCAGGACGAGATGGAGGACATCGTCCAGGTCGGCACGATCGGGCTGATCAAGGCCATCGACCGGTTCGAACTCACCCGCGAAGTCGAGTTCACCTCCTTCGCCGTCCCCTACATCGTCGGCGAGATCAAGCGCTTCTTCCGCGACACCAGTTGGGCCGTCCACGTCCCGCGCCGTCTTCAGGAAGCCCGCATCCAGCTCGCCCAGGCCAACGAAGAGCTCCGCAGCCGGCTCGGCCGCATGCCCACCGTCAAGGAGCTCTCCGAGCTGATGTGCCTCAGCGAGGAAGAGGTCAACGAAGCGCGTCTCGCCTCCAACGGCTACAGCTCCGCCTCCCTCGACGCGGCCATCAGCTCCAGCGAGGACGGCGAAGCCGCGCTGGCCGACTTCATCGGCCTCGACGACAACGCCCTCGAACTCGTCGAGGACTTCAACGCATTGGCCCCCCTGATCGCCGAACTCGACGACCGCGAACGGCAGATCATCCACATGCGGTTCGTCGACGAACTCACCCAGGCCCAGATCGGCGAGCACCTCGGCGTCTCCCAGATGCACGTCTCCCGCCTCCTCTCCCGCACCCTCGCCAAACTCCGCGCGGGCATGCTCACCACGAACTGA
- a CDS encoding PRC-barrel domain-containing protein — MSDNIWGYEPTTGHTAGTDLIGYTVEATDGSIGKVDKYSDDVASAYLVVDTGVWIFGKHVLLPAGTVKTLDPAERKIYVGLTKDQIRESPEFDKDKHVGDVGYHEQVASYYQTQRVV, encoded by the coding sequence ATGAGTGACAACATCTGGGGCTACGAGCCGACCACCGGCCACACCGCGGGCACCGACCTGATCGGATACACGGTCGAGGCCACCGACGGCAGCATCGGCAAGGTCGACAAGTACTCGGACGACGTCGCCTCCGCGTATCTCGTCGTCGACACCGGTGTGTGGATCTTCGGCAAGCACGTCCTGCTGCCCGCCGGGACCGTGAAGACGCTCGACCCGGCCGAGCGGAAGATCTACGTCGGCCTCACGAAGGACCAGATCAGGGAGTCCCCCGAGTTCGACAAGGACAAGCACGTCGGTGACGTCGGCTACCACGAGCAGGTCGCCAGTTACTACCAGACCCAGCGAGTCGTCTGA
- a CDS encoding CsbD family protein: MAANEKAKAKVEQTKGKVKKAVGGAVGNASLKAKGRAEETKGNLRAAKEKAKDAIKPK; encoded by the coding sequence GTGGCTGCGAACGAGAAGGCCAAGGCCAAGGTCGAGCAGACCAAGGGCAAGGTCAAGAAGGCCGTCGGCGGAGCGGTGGGCAACGCGTCCCTCAAGGCCAAGGGCCGTGCCGAGGAGACCAAGGGCAACCTGCGCGCGGCCAAGGAGAAGGCCAAGGACGCCATCAAGCCCAAGTAG
- a CDS encoding ATP-binding protein, producing MNTMSVNVATVRSATSLADARERARDFLGALDRPIAAEAADTVALVVSELVTNALRHGGGTCTLDLTAHPDGIEVAVHDRSPETPRMRTPDLNGGTGGFGWPMVNRLARATTVTSRAAGGKTVSALLAR from the coding sequence ATGAACACGATGAGCGTCAACGTGGCAACCGTCCGCTCCGCGACGTCCCTCGCCGACGCACGCGAAAGAGCCCGGGACTTCCTCGGAGCTCTCGACCGTCCGATCGCGGCCGAGGCCGCCGACACCGTGGCCCTGGTCGTCTCGGAACTCGTCACCAACGCCCTGCGCCACGGCGGCGGCACCTGCACCCTCGACCTGACCGCGCACCCGGACGGCATCGAAGTGGCCGTGCACGACCGCAGCCCCGAGACGCCGCGCATGCGCACCCCCGACCTGAACGGCGGCACCGGAGGCTTCGGCTGGCCCATGGTCAACCGCCTCGCCCGGGCCACCACCGTGACCAGCCGGGCCGCCGGCGGCAAGACCGTGAGCGCCCTCCTCGCCCGGTGA
- a CDS encoding sugar ABC transporter substrate-binding protein, producing the protein MPLSHRRLLATALGLGLLAGGCTLVPTDSTHTTGPVVLGFINGGTTSFHTCLRTAVTKTTSNNLAKLRTADSNGSKSAELRNVRDMIAHKVDAIILLSVDASALDADIAAARKAKTPIALIAVTPSDDSEILGAVVSDLPGIGKLDAQWVDDDAAGKPVEAGVISGDGSTSSNLMVDGFTKNLADNVQVVGDERGMFVRATAKAAAARMIQAHPDLQYAFVANEDMAFGVRQAFDAAGAHSVKIVTVNGTDQGLAALKDGKFAATVSNSVQDLGALAVTHTLALLRGDEKDKVEHIDARLVTKANADTAPVYCDTDD; encoded by the coding sequence ATGCCCCTGTCCCACAGACGACTGCTCGCAACCGCCCTTGGCCTCGGTCTCCTGGCCGGCGGATGCACCCTGGTTCCCACCGACAGCACCCACACCACCGGCCCTGTCGTCTTAGGGTTCATCAACGGGGGCACCACGTCGTTCCACACCTGCCTGCGGACGGCGGTCACGAAGACCACGTCCAACAACCTGGCGAAACTGCGGACCGCCGACTCGAACGGGAGCAAGTCCGCGGAACTGCGCAACGTGCGGGACATGATCGCGCACAAGGTCGACGCCATCATCCTGCTCAGCGTGGACGCCAGTGCCCTGGACGCCGACATCGCCGCGGCGCGGAAGGCGAAGACACCCATCGCGCTGATCGCGGTGACGCCTTCGGACGACAGCGAGATCCTCGGCGCCGTCGTCAGCGACCTGCCCGGGATAGGCAAGTTGGACGCCCAGTGGGTCGACGACGACGCCGCCGGAAAACCGGTCGAGGCCGGTGTGATCTCCGGCGACGGGAGTACGTCGTCCAACCTGATGGTCGACGGATTCACCAAGAACCTGGCGGACAACGTTCAGGTGGTGGGGGACGAGCGGGGCATGTTCGTCCGGGCGACGGCCAAGGCCGCCGCGGCCAGGATGATCCAGGCTCACCCCGACCTCCAGTACGCGTTCGTGGCCAACGAGGACATGGCTTTCGGCGTGCGGCAGGCGTTCGACGCGGCGGGTGCGCACAGCGTGAAGATCGTGACCGTCAACGGCACGGACCAGGGACTCGCCGCGCTCAAGGACGGGAAGTTCGCGGCGACGGTCTCCAACTCGGTCCAGGACCTGGGAGCACTGGCCGTGACACACACGCTCGCCCTGCTGCGAGGGGATGAGAAGGACAAGGTCGAACACATCGATGCCCGCCTGGTGACGAAGGCCAACGCGGACACAGCGCCCGTGTATTGCGATACGGATGACTGA
- a CDS encoding aminomethyl transferase family protein: protein MAHLEDQLQAAGGPLGLLRSGRSGAYPFPIKAEFTNWRDEQESWRTSAALMDLSHHMTDLTVQGPDCYRLLADVGANTFQGFGPMKAKQFIAVNHDGNMIGDCILFCLADDHIRLVGRPPALNWVQFHAETGGYDVTLRRDERTAQNPDGREFFRLQLQGPHASAIFEKVNGGPMPDIPFFSMGKFTIGKHEVTALNHRMSGFPGLEFFGPYEHIDDVRDAVLEAGEPFGVRQIGARAYASVATESGWIANTVPAVYSGDSMKTYREWLGARTFEANLSLGGSFASDQVEDYYVTPWDLGYGHILKFDHDFIGREALERRKGEKHRRKAWLAWHRDDVARVFASQYEQGDRRFKHIEMPAAFYAASQFDRVESNGRLVGISTLCSYTANVRGWISVVMIDDDVHYGQQVDLVWGEPDGGSANPTVERHAQTTIRATVTRRPFAGNKG from the coding sequence ATGGCACACCTCGAAGACCAACTCCAGGCGGCCGGAGGCCCGTTGGGGCTGCTGCGCAGCGGCCGTTCCGGTGCCTACCCGTTCCCGATCAAGGCCGAGTTCACCAACTGGCGTGACGAGCAGGAGAGTTGGCGCACCTCGGCGGCGCTGATGGACCTGTCCCACCACATGACCGACCTCACCGTCCAAGGACCCGACTGCTACCGGCTGTTGGCCGATGTCGGCGCCAACACCTTCCAGGGCTTCGGCCCGATGAAGGCCAAGCAGTTCATCGCGGTCAACCACGACGGCAACATGATCGGCGACTGCATCCTCTTCTGCCTCGCCGACGACCACATCCGCCTCGTCGGCCGCCCGCCGGCCCTCAACTGGGTCCAGTTCCACGCCGAGACCGGCGGCTACGACGTCACCCTGCGCCGCGACGAGCGCACCGCGCAGAACCCGGACGGCCGCGAGTTCTTCCGGCTCCAGCTCCAGGGCCCGCACGCCTCGGCGATCTTCGAGAAGGTCAACGGCGGCCCCATGCCCGACATCCCCTTCTTCAGCATGGGCAAGTTCACCATCGGCAAGCACGAGGTCACCGCCCTCAACCACCGTATGTCGGGCTTCCCCGGGCTGGAGTTCTTCGGCCCCTACGAACACATCGACGACGTCCGCGACGCCGTCCTCGAAGCCGGCGAGCCCTTCGGAGTCCGCCAGATCGGCGCCCGCGCCTACGCCTCCGTGGCCACCGAGTCCGGCTGGATCGCCAACACCGTCCCCGCCGTGTACTCGGGCGACAGCATGAAGACGTACCGCGAATGGCTCGGCGCCAGGACCTTCGAGGCCAACCTCTCCCTCGGCGGCAGCTTCGCTTCCGACCAGGTCGAGGACTACTACGTCACCCCTTGGGATCTCGGCTACGGGCACATCCTCAAGTTCGACCACGACTTCATCGGCCGCGAGGCCCTGGAGCGCCGCAAGGGCGAGAAGCACCGCCGGAAGGCATGGCTCGCCTGGCACCGCGACGACGTGGCCCGGGTCTTCGCCTCCCAGTACGAACAGGGCGACCGGCGCTTCAAGCACATCGAGATGCCCGCCGCCTTCTACGCCGCCTCCCAGTTCGACCGCGTCGAGAGCAACGGCCGCCTGGTCGGCATCTCCACGCTGTGCAGCTACACCGCCAACGTCCGCGGCTGGATCTCCGTCGTGATGATCGACGACGACGTGCACTACGGACAGCAGGTCGACCTGGTCTGGGGCGAGCCCGACGGCGGCTCCGCCAACCCCACCGTCGAACGCCACGCCCAGACGACCATCCGCGCCACCGTCACCCGCAGGCCCTTCGCCGGCAACAAAGGCTGA
- a CDS encoding LacI family DNA-binding transcriptional regulator, whose translation MGTSRRVTLNDVAAASGVSRATVSFVLNDDPHQTISAATRDRVKEAARTLGYVPHGVARALREGTSRVVVLNIDAGMEGAYSRSYIHGLDAELAAHDHVLLVRHGRHTAQSTQQVLDAIVPRAVIRFGETYLTGHALDDLGGGWRNGLAAHTALQLRHLVDHGHTHIALALPDTESPLAEARLRFTAHAAQNLGIPTPVPFVAPQDRSKSADAVSAFLSGAPEVTAIAGFNDDVALRVLTALRDLGRRVPHDTAVIGFDDNGYGEHVIPSLTTISVDGEAHGRLSARLALGLDTDGLEPPPARVVVRESV comes from the coding sequence ATGGGGACGTCCAGAAGAGTCACGCTGAACGATGTGGCCGCGGCGAGCGGTGTTTCTCGCGCCACCGTCAGTTTCGTTCTCAACGACGACCCCCACCAGACGATCTCGGCAGCCACGCGTGACCGGGTGAAGGAAGCGGCCCGGACGCTCGGCTACGTTCCGCACGGCGTGGCGCGAGCCCTGCGCGAAGGGACCTCCCGGGTCGTCGTGCTGAACATCGACGCCGGCATGGAAGGCGCGTACTCCCGCAGCTACATCCACGGACTCGACGCCGAGTTGGCCGCCCACGACCACGTCCTCCTGGTCCGGCACGGCCGCCACACCGCTCAGTCCACCCAGCAGGTCCTCGACGCCATCGTCCCCCGCGCGGTGATCCGCTTCGGCGAGACGTACCTCACCGGTCACGCCCTCGACGACCTGGGAGGCGGCTGGCGCAACGGTCTCGCCGCGCACACCGCCCTCCAGCTCCGCCACCTCGTCGACCACGGCCACACCCACATCGCCCTGGCGCTGCCGGACACCGAGTCACCGCTCGCCGAGGCCCGCCTGCGCTTCACCGCACACGCCGCGCAGAACCTCGGCATCCCCACTCCGGTGCCCTTCGTCGCCCCGCAGGACCGGTCCAAGTCCGCCGACGCCGTCAGCGCCTTCCTCTCCGGCGCCCCCGAGGTGACCGCGATCGCCGGCTTCAACGACGACGTCGCCCTGCGCGTCCTCACCGCCCTGCGCGACCTGGGCCGGCGCGTACCGCACGACACCGCCGTGATCGGCTTCGACGACAACGGCTACGGCGAACACGTCATCCCCTCCCTGACCACGATCAGCGTCGACGGCGAGGCCCACGGCCGGCTCAGCGCCCGACTCGCCCTCGGGCTCGACACCGACGGTCTGGAGCCCCCGCCCGCACGGGTCGTCGTCCGCGAGTCGGTCTGA
- the folP gene encoding dihydropteroate synthase: MGILNVTPDSFSDGGRYAETGRAVERGLRLAEQGADLVDVGGESTRPGAQPVPVEAELARVVPVVRELVRAEVAVSVDTMHAAVARAAIEAGACLVNDVSGGLADPAMAAVVAEAGVPYVAMHWRAPSREMDRHAVYGDVVGDVTSELLRRVEALTAAGIDPGRVIIDPGIGFAKRAAHDWELLAHLPALRATGFPVLVGASRKRFIGAALSDRAGIDSVPGDRDAATAAVSALAAAAGAFCVRVHDVRSSLHAVCVAASWAGDRRISAPESVVRSRCRKAPHDSRQAPNASASLR, from the coding sequence ATGGGCATCCTGAACGTGACTCCCGACTCGTTCTCCGACGGTGGCCGGTACGCCGAGACCGGACGGGCCGTGGAACGGGGCCTGCGGCTCGCCGAGCAGGGCGCGGACCTGGTCGACGTGGGCGGCGAGTCCACCCGGCCGGGAGCCCAACCCGTCCCGGTGGAGGCGGAGTTGGCGCGCGTGGTGCCCGTCGTGCGGGAACTGGTGCGCGCGGAGGTGGCCGTCAGTGTGGACACCATGCACGCGGCGGTCGCCCGCGCCGCGATCGAGGCCGGCGCGTGTCTGGTGAACGACGTCAGCGGCGGGCTGGCGGATCCCGCCATGGCCGCCGTCGTCGCGGAGGCCGGGGTGCCGTACGTGGCGATGCACTGGCGAGCGCCCAGCCGCGAGATGGACCGACACGCGGTCTACGGCGACGTCGTCGGCGACGTCACCTCCGAACTGCTGCGCCGCGTGGAGGCACTCACGGCGGCCGGAATCGATCCGGGGCGCGTCATCATTGATCCCGGAATCGGGTTCGCCAAGCGCGCGGCCCACGACTGGGAACTCCTCGCCCATCTGCCGGCCCTGCGGGCCACCGGGTTCCCGGTGCTGGTGGGGGCGTCCAGGAAGCGTTTCATCGGTGCCGCGTTGAGCGACCGGGCGGGGATCGACTCGGTGCCCGGCGACCGCGACGCGGCCACCGCGGCGGTGTCCGCGCTGGCCGCCGCGGCCGGCGCGTTCTGTGTGCGCGTGCACGACGTCCGCTCCAGCCTGCACGCGGTGTGCGTGGCCGCCTCCTGGGCGGGCGACCGTCGGATCTCGGCGCCGGAGAGCGTCGTGCGGAGCCGGTGCAGAAAGGCGCCGCACGACTCTCGCCAAGCTCCAAATGCTTCTGCTAGCTTGCGCTAG